The region CAGCCAGGAAGTGAAGTAGCCGCCGCCGATGCTGCCCAGCAGGAACGCGACGGTGCCGGCCGTGCCGTACACGGCGCCCACTTCCGTCGTCGACAGGCCCAGGCCGCCCAGTTCGCGCGCTTCGCGCAGGAACAGCGGGCCGATGGTCTGCACTTGCGCTTCGCCCGCGCGGAACAGGATGATGAAGGCGATCATGCCCCAGATGCCGGGCTTTTTCAGGAAGTCCACCAGCACGTCCCACAGGGTGCGGCTGATGCCTGCCACGCTCTTGTCGGCCACGGCCGCGTTGCGCACCTGCGGCAGGGCCCACAGGTGGTAGGCGGCCAGCGACAGCATCATGGCGCCGATGATCAGGAAGATCACCGACCATGCCGGCTTGATGCCGATTTTTTTCTCCAGGTAGCCGGCCAGGATCACCAGGCCGCCCAGCGAGATGAACTTGCCCGCATTGAAGAAGGCGCCTTGCCAGCCCGCGTAGGCGGCCTGCTGCTTGTCCGACAGGCTGGCGATGTACAGGCCGTCGCAGACGATGTCGTGCGTCGACGAGGCCAGCGCGGCGACGAACAGCACGGCGATGCAGGCGGCGAACCACAGCGGCGTTTGCAGGGCCAGCGCGATCAGGCCCAGGCTCAGGCCGCCAAGGAACTGGAACAGCACCACCATGGTCTTCTTGCTCGAGGCCAGTTCCATGAAGGGGCTCCACAGCGACTTGAAGACCCAGGCAAAGCCGATCAGGCCCGTCCAGCGGGCGATCTGGTCGTTCGGCACGCCCATGCTCTTGAACATCAGGCCGGCCACCAGGGCCACGGCGTAGAACGGCAAGCCCTGGGCGAAGTACAAGGTGGGCACCCAGGAAATCGGGCTGCGGACTTTTTTGCTGATGCTGATGCGCTGGTCGTGCATGGAGGCTTCCTTATCGAGAGACGTTTTCATTTGACTGCGCCGTCCATGCCGCGCATGAAGAAGCGTTGGGTAAACAGGAAGGCGAGCAGGGTCGGCACGATGGTGATCAGGGTGCCGGCCGCGATCACGCGCGTGCTGCTGCCGAAGGTGCCGCGCAAATACAGCACGCCGACAGAAAGCGGGAATTCATCGGGCTTGCTCATGACGATGGAAGGCCAGATGTATTCATTCCACGATTCGACGGCCGTCAGGATGCCGACGGTGGCCAGCCATGGCGTAATCAGGGGCAGCATGATGCGGCTGAAGATGACCCACTCGGACGCGCCATCGACACGCGCCGCGTCGATCAGGTCTTGCGGCACTTCCTCGAATGCCTGCTTGAGCAGCAAGATGGCCACGGCCGTCACCACGTTGGGCAGGATTACGCCCGTGTAGGTGTCGACCAGGCTCATTTGCGTGATGGTGATGAAGTTGACGAGGAAGTTGACCTCGGACGGCAGCACCAGCGTGGCCAGGATCAGGCCGAACACCAGTTTGCGGCCGCGGAATTTCAGGCGCGCCAGCGGATACGCGGCCAGTGAACACAGCAGCAGCTTCCAGAACACGGTAAACACGGCGATCAGCACCGAGTTCCTGAAGAACGACCAGATCGGGATCGCATTGAACACTTCGATGAAGTTGGCCAAGGACGGCGCCTTCGGCCAGAAGGTGGGCGGAAAAGCAAAGATATTGCCTTGCGTGGAAATGGCCGTCACCAGGGTCCACCAGAACGGGAAGACGCAGACGACGGCGATCGCGCACAGCACGGCATAGTGGCCCAGGATGTGCAGGCGTGTTTTCAGGGGGCGGGAGCGTTTTTTCATGGTCAGTCCCGGTTAGCGGTGCTTCGGTTTCAGGTAGCGCAGGCACAGCAGGGCGATGGCTATGCAGAACAGCGAGACGACGAAGCTGGCCGCCAGCGCGCGCGGCAGTTTCAAGTGCTTGAGGCCCTGGTCATAGGCGTAGTACAGCGCCGTGAAGGTGGAGTTCATGGGCCCGCCTTGCGTCAGCACGTCGACTTCCTGGTACGCCTTCAGGGCCGCCAGCACGGACAGGATGGAGCACAGCATGATGGTCGGGCGCAGCATCGGCACGGTGATCTTCCAGAAGCGCTGCCAGCGGTTGGCGCCATCGAGCATGGCCGCTTCCTGCATGTCCGACGGTATCGATTGCAGGGCCGCCAGGTACATCACCATATACCAGCCCAGGCCGCGCCACAGGGTGACGAACATCACGGCAAACAGGGCCAGGCTGTCGTTCGACAGCCAGCCCACGGGCGCATTCACGAGTTTTAAGGTCATCATCACGTAGTTCAGCGCGCCCTGTTCGTGGAACATGAAGCCCCACATGATGCCGACCACGGAAACGGTGGTCACCACGGGCACGTAGAAGGCGGCGCGGAACAGACGGATGCCGGGCAGGCGGTTGTTGA is a window of Janthinobacterium rivuli DNA encoding:
- a CDS encoding MFS transporter, which gives rise to MHDQRISISKKVRSPISWVPTLYFAQGLPFYAVALVAGLMFKSMGVPNDQIARWTGLIGFAWVFKSLWSPFMELASSKKTMVVLFQFLGGLSLGLIALALQTPLWFAACIAVLFVAALASSTHDIVCDGLYIASLSDKQQAAYAGWQGAFFNAGKFISLGGLVILAGYLEKKIGIKPAWSVIFLIIGAMMLSLAAYHLWALPQVRNAAVADKSVAGISRTLWDVLVDFLKKPGIWGMIAFIILFRAGEAQVQTIGPLFLREARELGGLGLSTTEVGAVYGTAGTVAFLLGSIGGGYFTSWLGLKRAMFFLILAMNLPNLVFYYLSHSMPTDLTLITAALSVEMFGYGFGFVGLILFMMQVVSVGKYQTAHYAFATGVMQLGSVLFKMISGDIQTALGYKTFFLWVLVSAVPVLILSRFMRIGPKESSDPSDAGAASAPASAS
- a CDS encoding carbohydrate ABC transporter permease, with amino-acid sequence MKKRSRPLKTRLHILGHYAVLCAIAVVCVFPFWWTLVTAISTQGNIFAFPPTFWPKAPSLANFIEVFNAIPIWSFFRNSVLIAVFTVFWKLLLCSLAAYPLARLKFRGRKLVFGLILATLVLPSEVNFLVNFITITQMSLVDTYTGVILPNVVTAVAILLLKQAFEEVPQDLIDAARVDGASEWVIFSRIMLPLITPWLATVGILTAVESWNEYIWPSIVMSKPDEFPLSVGVLYLRGTFGSSTRVIAAGTLITIVPTLLAFLFTQRFFMRGMDGAVK
- a CDS encoding carbohydrate ABC transporter permease, which encodes MKLAHRHTVQAWLFLAPALLLLAAFSFWPVGYGSVLAFTDYSLIRETRFVGLDNFRYIFNNEMFVSGLKNSLMFLLMVPFVQVGAITLAVLVNNRLPGIRLFRAAFYVPVVTTVSVVGIMWGFMFHEQGALNYVMMTLKLVNAPVGWLSNDSLALFAVMFVTLWRGLGWYMVMYLAALQSIPSDMQEAAMLDGANRWQRFWKITVPMLRPTIMLCSILSVLAALKAYQEVDVLTQGGPMNSTFTALYYAYDQGLKHLKLPRALAASFVVSLFCIAIALLCLRYLKPKHR